One Paenibacillus sp. SYP-B4298 genomic window, TGTGCCGTTCGAGGACATCTCCGCCTCAGTCAGATCGCAGATGCCGCATGAGATGCCCGCCGCCACATGCTTGGCCAGCGTACCGCTCATGCCGATCTCGACATCATCCGGGTGAGCACCGAACGCGAGCAACTCCACCGATGCAAGGCTCATTGGGCTTCCTCCGGCTTGTATTTATGAACGAGCTCTCTCCATGCGAAATCGCCGCGCTGCAGCGCCCGAACCAGCAATTCGGCGGTAGCAATGTTGGTCGCCACCGGAATCCCCTGCACATCGCATAGACGCAGCAAGGCAATAATATCGGGCTCATGGGGCTGTGCCATCAATGGGTCGCGGAGGAAGATGATAAGGTCCATTTCATTTTGCGCCACGAGCGCGCCGATCTGCTGATCTCCGCCCAGAGGGCCGGACATGAACCGATGGATGCTCAGCTTTGTCTGCTCCATAATTCTGGAGCCGGTCGTGCCGGTCGAATACAATTGATGAGGAGCAAATGCCGACTCATAAGCAATGACGAAATTCACCATTTCATCCTTTTTGCGATCATGCGCTATAAATGCAATATTTAACATCGTGTCTACCTCCTGCGCCTTATAAGCTGCTGTTCTTAGTCCATTAAATGCTCAAAGCCGTAGATCATCCCGGTGTAATTCATCACCTTTTTGATCGCCTGGTTTACACCTGGCATATAGCCAGCGCGCTCATAGGAATCATGGCGAATCTTCAGCGTCTGTCCATAACCGCCAAATACAACCTCCTGCTGGGCAAATACGCCGGGCAGACGCACACTATGTATGCGGAATCCGTTATAATAGCCGCCGCGGGCGCCCTCCAGCACTTCCTTCTCCTCCGGGTTGCCCTGACGCAGCTCCTCGCGCACCTCAGCTATGAGCTCGGCGGTCTTGATCGAGGTGCCTGACGGAGCATCCAGCTTCTGATCCCCATGGTACTCAATGATTTCCACATGGGGCATATATTTAGAGGCCTCCGCAGCGAATTTCATCATCAGCAATGCGCCAATCGAGAAATTCGGCGCGATCAGCCCGCCAATTTCCTTCTCCTTGCACAGCTTGTCCAACTGCTCGATCTGCTCAGGTGTAAAGCCGGTCGTACCGATAATCGGGCGGACGCCATGCTCGATCGCTGTCAGCGAGTTGCTGTAGACCACATGCGGTATCGTAAAGTCAACCAGCACATCGGGCTGTGTCGCCTGCAATGCGGCTGCCAGATCCTGTGTCACCTGGACGCCACAGGCCGGCTTGTGTGCCAACAAGCCGGCATCGATCTGGCCTGTGCTGCGCGCGACAGCCGCAACGAGCTCCAACGTCTCATCCTCCAGCACCATCTTTACTACTTCCCGCCCCATCCGGCCGCTTGCGCCTGCTACAGCGACTTTGATTCGCTCTGTCACCTGAAATCTCACCCTTCTCTTTTTATTATTATCCTATGTGTCGGCATAACAACTCTCCAGCCCTTCTGCTTCAACTCGTCATACAGCCTGGCTGCCTCCGCATGTCCCGGCTCCAGCTTGAGCACCTGGCCTAGCGCATGCATCGCTTCAGGGTATCGCGCCTGCTTATCGTAAGCAGCAGCCAGCAGCAGCAATGTCTGCGCGTGCAGTGGATCACGCTCATATGCCTCCTCCAGCAGCTCACAAGCCGCCGCATACTCCGGGCTAGCAGATTCCAGCAGCCGCGCCGCCTGAGCTGTCAGCCATCTCGCCTCCACCATACCAAGCTGATACTGATACTTGGAATGCTCTGGCGCAAGCTGCACGGCCAGCCTTGCATACTCAAGCGCCTTGGCCCACTTGCCGCTGCGCGAGCAGCTTATGGAGCAGCGGTAAGGATACTCCGCGTTGTCCGGCTCATCCGCCATCGCTTGCTCGAACCAGTAGATTGCCTGCTCAAAATCGCCATACAGGATGGATTCGTATGCCTTGCCGACCTTATCCTTGCCTTCCATCCATACCATCCTCCTAGTTGTCGAAGTGATGGTATAGCATATGTACCAAGCCTTAAGCCCGTTCTGAGGATTTGCGTGTCCAGCGATTCGCATCGCGTGTATTGAACTTGTTCAGCACCTTATTATGCGCCTCGGTCAGATCAATGTTCAGCGAATTGGCGAAGCAATTCAATATGAACAGGATGTCGCCCAGCTCCATCTCGATTGAATTATCTGCCTCATCAGGCTTTTTGGGCTTTTCGCCGTGGACGTGGTTCACCTCTCGCGCAAGCTCGCCAACTTCCTCGCTCAGTCTGGCCAGCAGCGCCAGCGGACTGAAGTACCCTTCCTTGAACTGGCTGATATAAGCATCGACTTCTCTTTGAATTTCAGCTAATGATTTCTCCGTTTGATCCGTTTGCTCCGGCATACTCCTTACCCTTTCCCTATCAAATTTCAGTGCTATCCTAACGTTTACTACATATGTTATCGCAAAGCGACGTCGAACACAATGGTCAACCTTGTGCTTATCGATGGATAACACAGCGAATGAAAGCGCACGCTAACTAGGGCATGTATGCAAACCCTCACAGGCGTACCCTGTGGAGCTAGCATACACACCCTGGAGCGAACCGTCAGCTCATCTGAACAATCTATACGCCTGCGCATTCGCAGGCTTCATGTCTAGCGCAAGGAGGCCTCATGCCTATGTCCCCCGCATATCATTCCATCCGTTCGCTTGCCTTCATCGTGATCGGAACGGCAATCTACGCCTTCGGCCTTCACTATTTCATCCTGCCCAACCAGCTCATGGAAGGCGGCGTGACCGGGGTGGCGGTCTTGCTCAACTACGCGCTCGGCTGGCCGCTGTCAGTCTCCACCCTGCTGCTCAATATTCCGCTGTTTCTGGTGGGCTGGCGGCTGTTAGGCGGCCGCTCCATGCTGCTAACCCTGATCGGTACAGGCTCATTAGCCTTCTGTCTGGCTCTGCTGGAAGCACTGATCCGCCGTGGCTGGCTTGTTC contains:
- a CDS encoding methylglyoxal synthase; translated protein: MLNIAFIAHDRKKDEMVNFVIAYESAFAPHQLYSTGTTGSRIMEQTKLSIHRFMSGPLGGDQQIGALVAQNEMDLIIFLRDPLMAQPHEPDIIALLRLCDVQGIPVATNIATAELLVRALQRGDFAWRELVHKYKPEEAQ
- the dapB gene encoding 4-hydroxy-tetrahydrodipicolinate reductase — encoded protein: MTERIKVAVAGASGRMGREVVKMVLEDETLELVAAVARSTGQIDAGLLAHKPACGVQVTQDLAAALQATQPDVLVDFTIPHVVYSNSLTAIEHGVRPIIGTTGFTPEQIEQLDKLCKEKEIGGLIAPNFSIGALLMMKFAAEASKYMPHVEIIEYHGDQKLDAPSGTSIKTAELIAEVREELRQGNPEEKEVLEGARGGYYNGFRIHSVRLPGVFAQQEVVFGGYGQTLKIRHDSYERAGYMPGVNQAIKKVMNYTGMIYGFEHLMD
- a CDS encoding tetratricopeptide repeat protein is translated as MEGKDKVGKAYESILYGDFEQAIYWFEQAMADEPDNAEYPYRCSISCSRSGKWAKALEYARLAVQLAPEHSKYQYQLGMVEARWLTAQAARLLESASPEYAAACELLEEAYERDPLHAQTLLLLAAAYDKQARYPEAMHALGQVLKLEPGHAEAARLYDELKQKGWRVVMPTHRIIIKREG
- a CDS encoding nucleotide pyrophosphohydrolase, with amino-acid sequence MPEQTDQTEKSLAEIQREVDAYISQFKEGYFSPLALLARLSEEVGELAREVNHVHGEKPKKPDEADNSIEMELGDILFILNCFANSLNIDLTEAHNKVLNKFNTRDANRWTRKSSERA